Within the Drosophila melanogaster chromosome 3R genome, the region CAAACTAACTGACACAGACAAAAGGGAGTAACATTATCCCTCCTGCCAGCCGTCCAACGTGACGTATGAGTTATACAGATAAATTCCATGCCACATCACTCATACCACCTATcagctttaattaaatgcagaaatgcaccgcaatttaaataaattaaggaATTTAAAGCCTTTGTATATTTATGATGTTGTCTAGGCCATGTATTTTAATTAGCGCtgtaaatgatatttgatATTTCTTGCTCTCAATAGTGAAATATCCTTAatgttatacaaaaaaaaaactatcagcACATAAAATGAATTCCAAAACATCATTTAAGCAGGTTCTAATATCTAAGAAAACAGTTTATCACCGTAAATTTTATGATTTGTAATCTAAAGGCAAAGATCTTTGAATTAAATGGATTGGTTTCACTTCGCTGAGCCTATTTTAAATATTGGTGAatactttttatttcacttgaAAGTAACTATGCAAAAAAATGttatccaaatccaaatattgCCCTCTTTGTTCTTTCAACCCAAGTTACAATGTCATGAAGAAAGTGCCCGTTACTGCTGGGTCGAACCATGTAGGGTCGATTTGGTCTCTGTGGAACATTCCTCGGTGGAGCCTCTTCCCGTTCAGGCTCCGTAGTTGTTTCCGAGCTCAGAATGGAGTCGAGGATATCATTGAATTCCTTTTCCTTACATTCTGAAAGTGATTAAAGCTTGAATTTTCTGAGAAGGCCATTATTAGGAGTACCTTGAGTTGAACATGATCTTTGAAACCTTGAAACATCTGGTACATTCGCCTTATGACCTCCTATTCCGAAAGAGATTTTGTATGTTTTAATGGACTCGTAATATTTTCAGTTCCTACCATAAGATTTACCTCCTTCTCTGTTTCGATCTAAGCCATTCTTTGTTGAGTTATCCTCTGCATTTGCTTGGAATTTAATTGACAGTATTGGGGAACAAATCAGAAGAACAAACAGCAACCGCCCCATCTTGACATCTCCAATAGCAATAGCGATCGATACAA harbors:
- the CG43254 gene encoding uncharacterized protein, isoform B, producing MGRLLFVLLICSPILSIKFQANAEDNSTKNGLDRNREGGKSYGGHKANVPDVSRFQRSCSTQECKEKEFNDILDSILSSETTTEPEREEAPPRNVPQRPNRPYMVRPSSNGHFLHDIVTWVERTKRAIFGFG
- the CG43254 gene encoding uncharacterized protein, isoform A → MGRLLFVLLICSPILSIKFQANAEDNSTKNGLDRNREGGGHKANVPDVSRFQRSCSTQECKEKEFNDILDSILSSETTTEPEREEAPPRNVPQRPNRPYMVRPSSNGHFLHDIVTWVERTKRAIFGFG